A single Xiphias gladius isolate SHS-SW01 ecotype Sanya breed wild chromosome 22, ASM1685928v1, whole genome shotgun sequence DNA region contains:
- the LOC120784689 gene encoding acidic leucine-rich nuclear phosphoprotein 32 family member E-like isoform X2 — translation MEMKKRISLELRNRNPAEVAELVVDNCRSSDGEVEGLTDEYTELEILSMVNVGLASLSKLPSLPKLRKLEVSDNAISGGMDKLAEKCPNLTYLNLSGNKIKELSTIKALQNLKNLKSLDLYSCEVTTLNDYREGVFELLPQLTYLDGYDQEDNEVPDSEADNG, via the exons AtggagatgaagaagaggatCAGCCTGGAGCTGAGGAACAGAAACCCAGCGGAG GTGGCGGAGCTGGTGGTGGATAACTGTCGCTCCAGCGATGGGGAGGTTGAAGGTCTGACAGACGAGTACACAGAGCTGGAGATCCTCAGTATGGTGAACGTCGGCCTCGCCTCGCTCTCCAAACTGCCCTCGCTGCCCAAACTACGCAAG TTGGAGGTGAGTGACAACGCCATCTCGGGAGGTATGGACAAGTTGGCAGAGAAATGTCCCAACCTGACGTACCTGAACCTGAGCGGGAACAAGATCAAAGAGCTGAGCACCATCAAGGCTCTG CAGAACCTGAAGAACCTGAAGAGTCTGGACCTGTACAGCTGTGAAGTGACCACGCTGAACGACTACAGAGAGGGTGTGTTCGAGCTGCTGCCTCAGCTCACGTATCTGGACGGATACGACCAGGAGGACAACGAGGTGCCCGACTCCGAGGCTGACAACg GATGA
- the LOC120784689 gene encoding acidic leucine-rich nuclear phosphoprotein 32 family member E-like isoform X1, protein MEMKKRISLELRNRNPAEVAELVVDNCRSSDGEVEGLTDEYTELEILSMVNVGLASLSKLPSLPKLRKLEVSDNAISGGMDKLAEKCPNLTYLNLSGNKIKELSTIKALQNLKNLKSLDLYSCEVTTLNDYREGVFELLPQLTYLDGYDQEDNEVPDSEADNDEEDEGGPPEDEDDEEDEEDEEEGSDGDEDEVGLSYLMKEGIQDEEDDGDYVEEEEEDEEEEEDGDEDGAGVRGEKRKRDAEDEGDDDDDE, encoded by the exons AtggagatgaagaagaggatCAGCCTGGAGCTGAGGAACAGAAACCCAGCGGAG GTGGCGGAGCTGGTGGTGGATAACTGTCGCTCCAGCGATGGGGAGGTTGAAGGTCTGACAGACGAGTACACAGAGCTGGAGATCCTCAGTATGGTGAACGTCGGCCTCGCCTCGCTCTCCAAACTGCCCTCGCTGCCCAAACTACGCAAG TTGGAGGTGAGTGACAACGCCATCTCGGGAGGTATGGACAAGTTGGCAGAGAAATGTCCCAACCTGACGTACCTGAACCTGAGCGGGAACAAGATCAAAGAGCTGAGCACCATCAAGGCTCTG CAGAACCTGAAGAACCTGAAGAGTCTGGACCTGTACAGCTGTGAAGTGACCACGCTGAACGACTACAGAGAGGGTGTGTTCGAGCTGCTGCCTCAGCTCACGTATCTGGACGGATACGACCAGGAGGACAACGAGGTGCCCGACTCCGAGGCTGACAACg atgaggaggatgaaggcGGCCCACCTGAAGAcgaggatgatgaagaggatgaggaggatgaggaggaaggcTCTGACGGGGACGAGGATGAGGTCGGCCTGTCGTACCTGATGAAGGAGGGAATCCAG GATGAGGAAGACGATGGAGACTAtgttgaagaggaggaggaggatgaggaggaagaggaagatggag atgaGGATGGAGCCGGTGTTCggggggagaagaggaagagggacgCAGAGGATGAAGGTGACGACGATGACGATGAATAG